Proteins from a single region of Rhodospirillales bacterium:
- a CDS encoding glycerate kinase → MHPKDLLRNMFDAAIAAAQPARCLPQLIPESPRGRCIVIGAGKASAEMARVLEAHWPGPLSGLVVTRYGYAVPCRRVEIVEAAHPVPDAAGMIATDRIAKIVQNLSEDDLVICLISGGSSLLVAPQAGLGLEGMQAVNRALLASGAGIGEMNCVRRHLSAIKGGRLAVLCHPARLITLMISDVPGDDPMNIASGPTVADPTTCADALAIVGRYGMRLPDVAMEILSSGRGESVKPEDPRIASAEIRLIATPQMALEAAAALARDAGLAVHILGDSIEGEARDVGKVLAGIALQVARRNQPFDAPCVLLSGGETTVTVRGKGRGGRNVEFLLALGVALDGHPGIHALAGDTDGVDGLEETAGAYLAPDTLARAWHQGLNPKASLADNDGHSFFATLGDAVVTGPTLTNVNDFRAILIEGSGVNPSG, encoded by the coding sequence ATGCACCCGAAGGACCTGCTGCGAAATATGTTCGATGCCGCCATCGCTGCGGCACAGCCGGCGCGCTGCCTGCCGCAACTCATCCCCGAGTCGCCACGCGGCCGTTGCATCGTGATCGGCGCAGGCAAGGCGTCTGCGGAGATGGCGCGCGTGCTGGAAGCGCACTGGCCCGGCCCCCTTTCAGGCTTGGTCGTCACGCGCTACGGCTACGCGGTCCCATGCCGACGCGTCGAGATCGTCGAGGCGGCGCATCCAGTCCCCGACGCGGCCGGCATGATCGCCACGGATCGGATCGCGAAGATTGTCCAGAACCTTAGCGAAGACGACCTGGTTATCTGCCTGATCTCCGGCGGCTCCTCGCTCTTGGTCGCACCCCAGGCAGGCCTCGGGCTCGAAGGCATGCAAGCCGTCAATCGCGCGCTGCTCGCATCCGGCGCCGGGATCGGCGAAATGAACTGCGTGCGCAGGCATCTGTCCGCGATCAAGGGCGGAAGGCTCGCCGTCCTGTGTCATCCGGCCCGGCTGATCACGCTGATGATCTCCGATGTCCCCGGCGATGATCCGATGAATATCGCTTCCGGCCCCACCGTGGCCGATCCGACGACCTGTGCGGACGCGCTTGCGATCGTTGGGCGATACGGCATGCGCCTGCCAGACGTGGCGATGGAAATCCTGTCGTCCGGTCGCGGTGAATCGGTCAAGCCCGAAGACCCGAGGATCGCCTCGGCTGAGATACGACTGATCGCCACCCCGCAAATGGCCCTGGAGGCCGCCGCGGCGCTTGCCCGTGATGCCGGCCTCGCCGTCCATATTCTAGGTGACAGTATCGAAGGCGAGGCGCGTGACGTTGGCAAGGTGCTGGCTGGCATCGCCCTGCAAGTGGCCCGGCGCAATCAGCCGTTCGACGCGCCCTGCGTCCTGCTCTCCGGGGGCGAGACGACGGTCACTGTGCGCGGCAAGGGTCGGGGTGGACGCAATGTCGAGTTCCTTCTCGCGCTTGGCGTCGCCCTCGACGGACATCCGGGAATTCACGCATTGGCCGGCGATACCGACGGCGTCGATGGCCTGGAGGAGACTGCGGGCGCCTACCTTGCCCCGGACACTCTCGCGCGCGCCTGGCACCAGGGCCTCAATCCGAAGGCCAGCCTCGCCGATAACGACGGACACAGTTTCTTCGCGACCCTGGGGGATGCCGTCGTCACCGGCCCGACGCTGACCAACGTCAACGATTTCCGCGCCATTCTGATCGAAGGGTCAGGCGTGAACCCGTCGGGTTAG
- the pip gene encoding prolyl aminopeptidase: protein MDARHYRTDLFPEIEPYSSGRLRVGGPHSLYWEQAGNPRGVPIVFLHGGPGAGAAAAHRRFFDPKSYRIVIFDQRGCGRSVPHGEVRENTTEDLVADIEALRCHLGIERWILFGGSWGSTLALAYGVRWPERCAGFVLRGIFLGGRREVQWFLYGMGTIFPEAWRAFAGHLPAVERDDLLAAYYRRLIDKDPAVHMPAAAAWSRYETVCSNLIPRPDEPLLGGCDSAALALARIECHYFVNDVFLTEDELLTGVQRIRHVPAIIVQGRYDIVCPIVTADALLRAWPEAKYVVIPDAGHSAMEPGIRAALVRATEAMKSRFA from the coding sequence CGAGCCCTATTCGTCGGGGAGACTACGCGTCGGCGGGCCTCACTCATTGTATTGGGAGCAGGCCGGCAACCCACGCGGTGTGCCGATCGTATTCCTGCACGGTGGACCGGGTGCCGGCGCTGCGGCCGCGCATCGCCGCTTCTTCGACCCAAAATCGTACCGAATCGTCATTTTCGATCAGCGCGGCTGCGGTCGTTCGGTCCCGCACGGGGAAGTGCGCGAGAATACGACCGAGGATCTCGTCGCCGATATCGAAGCTCTGCGCTGTCATCTTGGCATCGAACGCTGGATTTTGTTCGGCGGCTCGTGGGGATCGACGCTGGCGCTGGCCTATGGCGTGAGGTGGCCCGAGCGGTGCGCCGGGTTCGTCTTGCGCGGGATCTTCCTTGGCGGTCGGCGAGAGGTGCAGTGGTTTCTTTATGGGATGGGCACGATCTTTCCCGAGGCGTGGCGGGCGTTCGCCGGCCACCTGCCGGCCGTCGAGCGCGACGATCTTCTCGCTGCCTATTACCGGCGTTTGATCGACAAGGATCCGGCGGTGCACATGCCGGCGGCAGCGGCTTGGAGCCGGTACGAGACGGTTTGCTCGAATCTGATCCCGCGTCCGGACGAGCCGCTACTGGGCGGGTGCGACAGTGCGGCGTTGGCGCTTGCGCGAATCGAGTGTCACTACTTCGTCAACGACGTCTTCCTCACCGAGGATGAACTCTTGACCGGAGTGCAGCGCATTCGACATGTGCCGGCGATCATTGTTCAGGGCCGTTACGATATCGTCTGTCCAATCGTCACAGCGGACGCGCTCCTGCGCGCATGGCCGGAAGCCAAGTACGTCGTCATCCCGGATGCCGGCCACTCGGCGATGGAACCGGGAATTCGTGCCGCCCTGGTCCGTGCAACCGAGGCAATGAAATCGCGGTTTGCATGA